TTTTCCAGATGCCGCAGCGCCCGACGCCGCACATAGGGTTCGGCCACCGCATTCATGGTCAGAGCGCTCTGCACCCGCGTCTGCACGCCGATCTTTTCGAGCGCCGCCTGCATGGCCAGGGCGTTCATCACCGTGGCCAGCATGCCCATGTAGTCGGCCGTGGCGCGTTCCATGTCGCCCGCCGCCTTGGACAGGCCGCGAAAGATGTTGCCGCCGCCGATGACCAGACAGATTTCCACGCCTTCGCGCGCGACCTGGGCCACAGCCTGGGCCACGGTCGCCACGGTCTTCATGTCGATGCCGTAAGCCTGATCGCCCATCAGCACCTCGCCCGAGACCTTCAGAAGCACCCGCTTGTAACGGAACTCGGGATTGGCGTCGGGCATGGGAAATCGGTCCGTGTCGGGATTCGGCTGCTTCTTATAGACGAAGGGCGCGCCGGGCTTCAAAGCCCAACGCGCCCCCCGATGACCTAAATTGGTCGATCCGGTCTTAGTTGCCGCCCATCATCGAGGCGACTTCCGAGGCGAAATCCGGTCCTTCGACCTTCTCCACGCCCTCGCCCAGAGCCAGGCGGACGAAGCCGGCCAGGTGCAGGCCCGGCGCGCCCAGTTCCTTGCCCGTGTCGGCGACCAGCTGTTCGATGGTCACGTCCGGGTTCATGACGAACGGCTGCTTGGTCAGCACGACGTCCTTCTGGAACTTGGCGATCTGGCCCGAGACGATCTTGTCGATCATGTTCTCAGGACGGCCTTCTTCCTTCGCCTTTTCGGTCAGGACCTGACGTTCTTTCTCGATCGCGGCCGGGTCCAGATCGTCGGTGTTCAGCGACAGGGGCGCAGTCGCCGCGACGTGCATGGCGATCTTGCGGCCCAGCTCACGCAGCGCCGTCTTGTCGCCGCCGCCGTGCAGGGCAACCAGCACGCCGATGCGGCCCAGGCCCGGTGCCACCGCGTTGTGGACATAGCTGGCCACCACGCCTTCATCGACCGACAGGCGGGCGGCGCGGCGCAGCTGCATGTTCTCGCCGATGGTGGCGATCATGCTGGTCACTTCGTCCTGGACCGTCTTGCCGGCTTCCAGTTCGGCACCGTGCAGGCCCTCGATCGTGGCGTGGTCCAGGCCGAGCTGGGCGAAGGACTTGGCGGCATTCTGGAACAGCTCGTTCCGGGCGACGAAGTCGGTCTCGGAGTTGAACTCGATCGCGGCACCGATCTCGCCGGCACCGACTTCCTTGGACGCCACGGCGACCAGGCCTTCGGCCGCGACGCGGTCAGCCTTCTTGGCAGCCTTGGACAGGCCCTTGGCACGCAGCCAGTCGATGGCCGCATTGATGTCGCCGTCGGTCTCTTGCAGGGCCTTTTTGCAGTCCATCATGCCGACGCCAGACTTGGCGCGCAGTTCCATGACGAGGGCGGCAGTAATCTCGGCCATTGTATAACTCCTTGGTCTTCGTATGCGGGAACGGCCGGGGAGTTACCCCGGCCGTATGTCAGTTTCACCGTCGATGAAAGCGCGCTGGCTTAGACCGCGGCCTTCTCGGTTTCGACGGCGTCGTTGGCTTCCGACGTGGCGGCCTGGGCGGCTTCGTCGGCGACGGCGGGTTCGGCAGCCGCTTCCAGTTCAGCGGCGACGCCTTCAGTTCCGGCCGGGGCAGCCTCAGCCGGAGCCGGCGCAGAGGCTTCGCGCAGCATCGGCTCCACCGGAGCTTCCGAGGCACCCAGGTCGATGCCCGAGGCCGACTGGCCGGCAGCCAGGCCGTCCAGGACGGCGTCGGCAATCAGGTC
The genomic region above belongs to Brevundimonas vitisensis and contains:
- the pyrH gene encoding UMP kinase encodes the protein MPDANPEFRYKRVLLKVSGEVLMGDQAYGIDMKTVATVAQAVAQVAREGVEICLVIGGGNIFRGLSKAAGDMERATADYMGMLATVMNALAMQAALEKIGVQTRVQSALTMNAVAEPYVRRRALRHLEKGRVVIFAAGVGAPFFTTDSGAALRAAEMGCDALLKGTSVDGVYTADPKKDKSATRYDTLTYHDVLAKDLKVMDASAIALMRDSDIPIVVFSIREDNSLRRTLTGEGVFTVISNAA
- the tsf gene encoding translation elongation factor Ts, translating into MAEITAALVMELRAKSGVGMMDCKKALQETDGDINAAIDWLRAKGLSKAAKKADRVAAEGLVAVASKEVGAGEIGAAIEFNSETDFVARNELFQNAAKSFAQLGLDHATIEGLHGAELEAGKTVQDEVTSMIATIGENMQLRRAARLSVDEGVVASYVHNAVAPGLGRIGVLVALHGGGDKTALRELGRKIAMHVAATAPLSLNTDDLDPAAIEKERQVLTEKAKEEGRPENMIDKIVSGQIAKFQKDVVLTKQPFVMNPDVTIEQLVADTGKELGAPGLHLAGFVRLALGEGVEKVEGPDFASEVASMMGGN